A window of the Miscanthus floridulus cultivar M001 chromosome 14, ASM1932011v1, whole genome shotgun sequence genome harbors these coding sequences:
- the LOC136503183 gene encoding glycine-rich RNA-binding protein 10-like, giving the protein MSFTSRDSAERWRGGDEDGRRATVGRWRGGGGNKRGNETWGDGDGVREDGHTAAGAAVGVAAGGSAGRGVSDVGSPGGRSGRGGRGLVGPGRARRRVFSSKNGDTGKRSLPRRDAWRDSPAP; this is encoded by the coding sequence ATGTCCTTCACGTCTCGAGACAGTGCGGAGAGATGGAGGGGCGGCGACGAGGACGGGCGGCGTGCGACAGTGGGGAGATGGAGGGGCGGTGGCGGCAATAAGAGAGGCAACGAGACAtggggagatggagatggagtacGGGAGGACGGACacacggcggcgggcgcggcggtcgGGGTCGCGGCGGGCGGGAGCGCTGGTCGGGGCGTGTCGGACGTGGGCTCGCCGGGCGGGCGCAGCGGGCGTGGCGGCCGTGGGCTCGTCGGGCccgggcgggcgcggcggcgcgtTTTCTCGTCTAAGAACGGAGACACTGGAAAAAGGAGTCTACCACGCCGTGATGCGTGGCGCGACAGCCCCGCGCCGTGA
- the LOC136505061 gene encoding uncharacterized protein, translating to MHRVGSAGNTAGSTRPRKEKRFTYVLNDADDKKHCAGINCLAYLNGSTFSTSDYLFSGSRDGTLKRWELNNGDASFSATFESHVDWVNDAIIVGEKLVSCSSDTTIKVWNCFSDGACTRTLRQHSDYVICLAAAEKNSNIVASGGLGGEVFVWDLDAALAPVAKSVDAKEDEVPNGNSGPALSTLCSVNSSSNIASSNGQSHGYNPIAAKDHKDSVYALAMNDTGTLLLSGGTEKVVRVWDPRTGSKNMKLRGHTDNIRALLVDSTGRYCLSGSSDSMIRLWDLGQQRCVHSYAVHTDSVWALASTPSFGHVYSGGRDQSVYLTDLSTRESVLLCTNEYPILQLSLQDDTIWVATTDSSVYGWPAEGRTPQKVFQKGGSFLAGNLSFSRARASLEGSAPVPVYKEPSFVIPGVPAIIQHEIMNNRRHVLTKDTTGSVKLWEITRGAVIEDFGKVSFEDKKKELFEMVSIPAWFTMDARLGCLSVHLDTPQCFSAEIYAVDLNVAGAQEDLKINLAQETLRGLLVHWSKRKQKSSSHSLSNGDSSIGKDVPSKDSPRSRSEVDDVTENHATHVLPSFEFSTVSPPSIITEGSSGGPWRKRITDLDGTEGDLPWWCVDCVTHNRYPKENTKCGFYLHPAEGSPAPNITQGKLSAPRILRIHKVANYVVEKLVLDKPLDGGSDSAFVMGLTSAQSQLSALDSSSRLGLKSWQKTKPCIEILCNNQVLSPEMSLATVRTYIWKKPEDLILHYRVVQSR from the exons ATGCATCGTGTTGGGAGTGCTGGTAACACGGCTGGCTCGACTCGACCGAGAAAGGAGAAGCGCTTCACATATGTGCTCAATGATGCTGATGATAAAAAG CATTGTGCGGGGATCAATTGCTTGGCTTATCTAAATGGTTCCACATTTAGTACAagtgattatctttttagcgggAGTCGTGATGGTACCTTGAAAAGATGGGAATTGAATAATGGGGATGCAAGCTTCTCAGCAACTTTTGAGTCTCATGTTGATTGG GTTAATGATGCCATTATAGTTGGAGAAAAGCTTGTTTCCTGTTCCTCAGACACCACAATAAAG GTCTGGAATTGCTTCTCTGATGGTGCCTGTACCAGGACTCTCCGCCAGCATTCTGATTACGTGATTTGTCTCGCTGCTGCTGAGAAGAAT AGCAATATTGTAGCCTCTGGTGGTCTTGGTGGTGAGGTTTTCGtttgggaccttgatgctgctctTGCTCCTGTAGCAAAATCTGTGGATGCAAAAGAGGATGAGGTTCCTAATGGAAACTCTGGGCCTGCTTTGTCAACATTGTGCAGCGTAAATTCTAGTAGCAATATTGCTTCCTCTAATGGTCAATCACATGGGTACAATCCAATTGCCGCCAAAGATCACAAAGACTCAGTTTATGCACTGGCTATGAATGATACAGGAACCCTTCTTCTCTCTGGTGGCACTGAAAAG GTTGTCCGAGTGTGGGATCCGAGAACAGGTTCAAAAAACATGAAATTGAGAGGGCACACTGACAATATCAGGGCCTTACTTGTTGATTCTACAGGGAG GTATTGCCTATCAGGGTCATCTGATTCCATGATAAG ACTATGGGATCTAGGACAGCAGCGTTGTGTTCATTCTTATGCTGTGCATACTGATTCAGTTTGGGCGCTTGCAAGCACTCCTTCATTTGGTCATGTCTACAGTGGTGGAAGAGACCAATCT GTATACCTAACAGATTTGTCCACAAGAGAGAGTGTTTTACTGTGCACAAATGAATACCCTATTCTACAGTTGTCTCTGCAAGATGACACAATATGGGTGGCAACAACTGATTCTTCTGTTTATGGATGGCCAGCTGAAGGGCGCACACCCCAAAAGGTCTTCCAAAAGGGTGGTTCATTCTTAGCTGGGAATTTGTCATTCTCAAGGGCAAGAGCATCTTTAGAAGGATCAGCACCT GTTCCTGTATACAAAGAGCCATCATTTGTTATCCCAGGAGTTCCAGCAATAATTCAACATGAGATAATGAATAATAGAAGGCATGTACTGACAAAG GATACCACTGGTTCAGTCAAATTGTGGGAGATCACCCGCGGTGCTGTTATTGAAGACTTTGGCAAG GTTTCTTTCGAAGATAAGAAAAAGGAGTTGTTTGAGATG GTAAGCATACCCGCTTGGTTCACCATGGATGCTCGATTAGGATGCTTGTCTGTCCACCTGGATACTCCACAATGCTTTTCTGCAGAAATATATGCGGTTGATCTAAATGTTGCTGGAGCACAAGAAGATCTCAAG ATTAATTTGGCTCAAGAGACCCTTCGGGGTTTGCTAGTTCATTGGAGTAAAAGAAAGCAGAAATCTAGTTCGCACAGCTTGTCTAATGGTGATAGTTCAATAGGGAAAGATGTTCCGTCAAAAGACTCGCCCCGGTCAAGATCTGAGGTGGACGATGTCACTGAAAACCATGCAACTCATGTGCTTCCATCATTTGAGTTTTCTACAGTTTCACCTCCCTCAATTATCACGGAAGGTTCTAGTGGAGGGCCTTGGAGAAAGAGAATTACCGATTTGGATGGAACTGAGGGTGATCTTCCATGGTGGTGTGTGGACTGTGTTACTCACAATCGATATCCAAAGGAGAatacaaa ATGCGGCTTTTATTTACATCCTGCTGAAGGCTCGCCTGCGCCAAACATAACTCAAGGGAAGCTTAGTGCTCCACGGATATTGCGAATTCACAAG GTAGCTAACTATGTGGTTGAGAAACTCGTGCTTGACAAACCATTGGATGGAGGCTCTGACAGTGCGTTTGTTATGGGATTGACTTCTGCTCAATCACAGCTCTCAGCGCTAGATAGTTCTTCACGGCTTGGACTAAAGTCATGGCAAAAAACAAAGCCATGTATTGAGATATTGTGCAATAACCAG GTTCTATCACCAGAGATGAGTTTGGCTACAGTGCGAACATATATATGGAAGAAGCCAGAAGATTTGATTCTTCATTATAGAGTGGTCCAGTCGAGATGA